A window of Argopecten irradians isolate NY chromosome 1, Ai_NY, whole genome shotgun sequence contains these coding sequences:
- the LOC138334754 gene encoding alpha-(1,3)-fucosyltransferase fut-1-like has product MSLRGWRIETRSCLSRKAGKTSVVACLFLLVIGGLLFRLHYLESYIATIQPLLNYVPSPSPKVEHTIYRRIHYIRRPHYISSEVFKDCQYSCYFTESDTLTDDTDNLIVLWRDLPDVAPQKPRNQIWVYHSMEPPTLHGKSYASWKNRFNWTISYRRDSDIYSPYGVIEKREIIDKEFNLLNFTKTWSEKTKDVVWFVSNCISHSMRYEYAAELNKTISVDMFGKCGDQTCREKWPTCVKKLQSIYRYYLSFENSICRDYITEKSFKIYESLFDAIPIVRNGAILDHYLPPGSYISSNDFDSVENLGNFLHIMSNTKSTPGTYFKWRKHYFAKDTINSTETFCELCRRGHTDKKYQKLYNNFEHWFRGGVDNSFCLILSDIQ; this is encoded by the exons ATGTCCCTGAGAGGCTGGCGAATTGAAACACGGTCATGCCTAAGTCGTAAAGCAGG aaagacATCGGTTGTAGCTTGTTTGTTCCTGTTGGTAATCGGTGGACTTCTTTTCCGTCTGCATTATCTTGAGTCGTATATCGCCACCATCCAGCCTCTGCTAAACTATGTACCAAGTCCAAGTCCAAAAGTTGAACACACTATCTACCGTCGAATTCATTACATAAGAAGACCCCACTATATCAGTTCCGAAGTCTTCAAGGACTGTCAGTATAGCTGTTATTTTACTGAGAGCGATACTTTGACAGATGATACAGATAATCTAATAGTTTTATGGAGAGATTTGCCTGATGTAGCTCCGCAAAAACCAAGGAACCAGATCTGGGTTTATCACAGCATGGAACCTCCGACACTTCACGGAAAATCTTACGCATCCTGGAAGAACCGTTTTAATTGGACAATATCCTACAGACGAGATTCTGACATATATAGCCCATATGGTGTCATTGAAAAACGGGAAATTATAGACAAAGAATTTAATTTGCTTAATTTTACTAAAACTTGGAGTGAAAAGACGAAAGATGTTGTATGGTTTGTATCAAATTGCATAAGTCATAGCATGCGTTACGAGTATGCGGCAGAGTTGAACAAAACCATAAGTGTGGATATGTTCGGAAAGTGTGGTGATCAGACATGTAGAGAAAAATGGCCTACATGTGTGAAGAAATTACAATCTATTTATAGATACTATCTCTCGTTCGAAAATTCCATATGTAGAGACTACATCACAGAAAAGAGCTTCAAAATATACGAGAGTCTATTTGATGCCATTCCTATTGTTCGAAACGGTGCAATATTAGATCACTACCTTCCCCCTGGATCTTATATTTCATCAAATGATTTTGATTCGGTGGAAAACTTAGGAAACTTTTTGCATATAATGTCGAACACTAAAAGTACACCTGGAACCTATTTTAAGTGGCGAAAACATTATTTTGCTAAGGACACGATTAATTCTACTGAGACCTTTTGTGAACTGTGTCGCCGTGGCCATacagataaaaaatatcaaaagttgtACAATAATTTTGAACACTGGTTTCGTGGAGGGGTAGACAACTCATTTTGTTTAATTCTCTCTGATATACAATAA